The genomic DNA GGGTGGCAATCGCGAGCGGCCGGGCCGGGCCACGCGCGGCCTCCGGGCGGACCTCGTTGGCGAGGGTGACCACGGAATCAGGCTTTCGGAAAATCGTCGAATTTGTCAAGTGCTAAACAATTGTGAGCGCGACCATCGAGGTGCATGATTTCGACCATGAAGGACGGATACGACCCGCGGGTCGTCCTGGAGAACACCGACCACCGGTTCGCGCTGATTCTGATGTGTGCCGGGATCGCCGGGATCGGCGGCTACATGCAGTACCTCGGCGCGATGCGCCGTGGTCAGCGTGACCAGATCTTCTGCATCCCGCTGGCGACCAACCTGTGGAACATGGCCCACGACACCAGCTTCGTCGGCTCCTACCGAACCTGGTTCGACGGCCCGTACGACTTCTGGTTGCTGAAGATGTTCTGGGTCGGCCTGATCGTGTTCTCGGCCTTCGAACTGGTCGTGATCAGTCAGATCATCCGGTACTCGCGGGAGGATCTTTTCGGCGCCGGATGCAGCGTGCCGCGGGCGATCGCGATCTACGCGTTCCTGCAGACGTTCGTCTACGGAATCTTCTGGTGGTTCCGGACGATCACCGACGACCCGTTGGAGTACTACGGCCTGACCACGACGGTGATCATGGCCTCGGCGTTCAACATCCAGATGATGCGGGCCCGGGGCAGCCGCCGCGGCATGAGCGAGTTCATCCTCTGGGGCTACCTGATCCTGTCCGCGGGGTTCTGGCCCTGGATGATGCTGAGCGACAACCACTTCTGCCACCCGATCTACTGGCTGCTCGCGATCGGCAACCTCGGGGTCGACATCGCCTCGATCCGGTACTACCGGAGCCTGCCGGAATACGTTCCCTCTTCGTCAGGACGCGGGCGTCAGGTGCAACGGCAGGCTGCTGATGCCGCGCAGGATGAAGCTGCGGTGGTAGGGCAGGCCGGCGGGGTCCCCGGCCGGACGTAGGTCGGCGAAGCGGGCCAGCAGGTACTCGACCGCGATGCGCAGTTCCAGCTTCGCGACGTTGGCGCCCAGGCAGAAGTGCTCGAACTGGGCGAAGGCCAGGTGCAGAGCCCGGTCGGCCTCGAGGTCGACGTGCTCGGGCTCGGAGAACGTCGAGGGGTCGCGGTTGCCGGAGCCGTAGACCAACCAGATCAACGAGTTCGCCGGGATGGACGTGCCACCGACGGTGGCGTCGGCGGTGCTGAGCCGGAACATGCCTTGCACCGGGGCCTCGATCCGCAGCATCTCCTCCACCAGCGGCCCGACCAGTGCGGCGTTGGAGCGCACCCGCTGGGCCAGCTCCGGGTCGGATGCCAACCGGGCCAGCAATGTGGTGGCCATGTTGGTCGTGGTCTCGTTGCCGGCCACCAGGAACTGCACGAGCATCTGGAGGATCTCCTCGACGCGCAGCGGTTCGGCGTCGCGGGTCCGGGCGGAGACCAGGTCTGTCAGCAGGTCGTCGCGAGGTTCGCTGCGCCGCGACTCGATCTGGTCGGTGAAGTAGTCGTAGAAGTTGTCGACCGCCTCGAAGATCTCGGCGATCTGTTCGGCGGTCTGATCGACGGCACCGACGCCGGCGGTGAATGCGTTGGACCAGCGTTTGAACGTGTCCATGTGTGACGGCGGTACGCCGAGCATCGTGGCGATCACCGTCATCGGCAGC from Sporichthyaceae bacterium includes the following:
- a CDS encoding cytochrome P450; protein product: MATCPYTPDDLTRLFELDGELVRCPFPLYDVLREQAPVTHNTRLGGWVVTRYHDIMEILRDTATFSSAMASGPSSVTGLARKLIDDPATAPRLRAQAERRLRIAESPVLLFTDPPLHKRQRDLVRNAFGARRIKLLEPDVRALTEELLDRLVEAAAHGPVDVVPMFSIPLPMTVIATMLGVPPSHMDTFKRWSNAFTAGVGAVDQTAEQIAEIFEAVDNFYDYFTDQIESRRSEPRDDLLTDLVSARTRDAEPLRVEEILQMLVQFLVAGNETTTNMATTLLARLASDPELAQRVRSNAALVGPLVEEMLRIEAPVQGMFRLSTADATVGGTSIPANSLIWLVYGSGNRDPSTFSEPEHVDLEADRALHLAFAQFEHFCLGANVAKLELRIAVEYLLARFADLRPAGDPAGLPYHRSFILRGISSLPLHLTPAS